The Sus scrofa isolate TJ Tabasco breed Duroc chromosome X, Sscrofa11.1, whole genome shotgun sequence genome has a segment encoding these proteins:
- the ZC4H2 gene encoding zinc finger C4H2 domain-containing protein isoform X1, giving the protein MADEQEIMCKLESIKEIRNKTLQMEKIKTRLKAEFEALESEERHLKEYKQEMDLLLQEKMAHVEELRLIHADINVMENTIKQSENDLNKLLESTRRLHDEYKPLKEHVDALRMTLGLQRLPDLCEEEEKLSLEPACHVISKFTGMHLYALCAKPRVGPGTPKSQNGSRMNEEKEYT; this is encoded by the exons ATGGCAGATGAACAAGAAATCATGTGCAAATTGGAAAGCATTAAAGAGATCAG GAATAAGACCCTGCAGATGGAGAAGATCAAGACCCGTTTGAAGGCTGAGTTTGAGGCCCTTGAATCAGAGGAGAGGCACCTGAAGGAATATAAGCAGGAGATGGACCTCCTGCTACAGGAGAAGATGGCTCATGTGGAGGAACTCCGACTGATCCATGCTGACATCAATGTG ATGGAGAACACCATCAAACAGTCTGAGAATGACCTAAACAAGCTGCTAGAGTCTACCCGGCGGCTACATGATGAATATAAGCCACTGAAGGAACATGTGGATGCCCTGCGCATGACTCTGGGCTTGCAGAGGCTCCCTGACCTATGTGAAGAGGAGGAGAAGCTCTCCTTGGA GCCTGCTtgtcatgtcatcagcaaattCACCGGAATGCACCTATATGCCCTCTGTGCAAAGCCAAGAGTCGGTCCAGGaaccccaaaaagccaaaacgGAAGCAGGATGAATGAGGAGAAGGAGTACACATAG
- the ZC4H2 gene encoding zinc finger C4H2 domain-containing protein: MADEQEIMCKLESIKEIRNKTLQMEKIKTRLKAEFEALESEERHLKEYKQEMDLLLQEKMAHVEELRLIHADINVMENTIKQSENDLNKLLESTRRLHDEYKPLKEHVDALRMTLGLQRLPDLCEEEEKLSLDYFEKQKAEWQTEPQEPPIPESLAAAAAAAQQLQVARKQDTRQTATFRQQPPPMKACLSCHQQIHRNAPICPLCKAKSRSRNPKKPKRKQDE, translated from the exons ATGGCAGATGAACAAGAAATCATGTGCAAATTGGAAAGCATTAAAGAGATCAG GAATAAGACCCTGCAGATGGAGAAGATCAAGACCCGTTTGAAGGCTGAGTTTGAGGCCCTTGAATCAGAGGAGAGGCACCTGAAGGAATATAAGCAGGAGATGGACCTCCTGCTACAGGAGAAGATGGCTCATGTGGAGGAACTCCGACTGATCCATGCTGACATCAATGTG ATGGAGAACACCATCAAACAGTCTGAGAATGACCTAAACAAGCTGCTAGAGTCTACCCGGCGGCTACATGATGAATATAAGCCACTGAAGGAACATGTGGATGCCCTGCGCATGACTCTGGGCTTGCAGAGGCTCCCTGACCTATGTGAAGAGGAGGAGAAGCTCTCCTTGGA TTACTTTGAaaagcagaaagcagaatggCAGACGGAGCCTCAGGAGCCCCCTATCCCTGAATCtctggccgccgccgccgctgctgcccaACAACTCCAAGTGGCTAGGAAGCAGGACACTCGGCAGACAGCCACCTTCAGGCAACAGCCCCCGCCTATGAAG GCCTGCTtgtcatgtcatcagcaaattCACCGGAATGCACCTATATGCCCTCTGTGCAAAGCCAAGAGTCGGTCCAGGaaccccaaaaagccaaaacgGAAGCAGGATGAATGA